From a single Natronorubrum tibetense GA33 genomic region:
- a CDS encoding CDC48 family AAA ATPase: protein MKLTVKPLKQKDAGRGLAAIDRVSMRELDLENGDYIVIDGKGDSQAVARVWPGYPEDEGRGIVRIDGRLRQEADVGIDDRVEIEPADVNPAKSVTVALPQNLRIRGDIGPLVRDKLSGQAVTEGQTVPFSLSFGPMASSGQSVPLKIASTSPSGTVVITDSTNIEISETPAEQVSSGGPGGSAEGVPNVTYEDIGGLDSELDQVREMIELPMRHPELFQQLGIEPPKGVLLHGPPGTGKTLMAKAVANEIDAHFETISGPEIMSKYYGESEEKLREVFEEAEENAPAIVFIDELDSIAAKREDAGGDVERRVVAQLLSLMDGLEERGRVTVIAATNRVDDIDPALRRGGRFDREIEIGVPDKGGRKEILQVHTRGMPLVDSVDLDHYASNTHGFVGADLESLARESAMNALRRIRPDLDLEEDEIDAEVLESLQVTKGDFKEALKGIQPSAMREVFVEVPDVTWSDVGGLGDTKERLRETIQWPLDYPEVFEAMDMEAAKGVMMFGPPGTGKTLLAKAVANEAESNFISIKGPELLNKYVGESEKGVREIFEKARSNAPTVIFFDEIDSIATERGKNQSDSGVGERVVSQLLTELDGLEELEDVVVIATTNRPDLIDKALLRPGRLDRHVHVPVPDEEAREKIFEVHTRNKPLAEAVDLEWLASETEGYVGADIEAACREASMAASREFINSVDPEDMPDSIGNVRISKEHFEHALNEVKPSVTPETREQYEEIEEQFQQAEPAQEQDQLGRTFQ from the coding sequence ATGAAACTCACAGTTAAACCACTCAAACAGAAGGACGCAGGGCGTGGACTGGCCGCGATCGACCGCGTATCGATGCGCGAGCTCGATCTCGAGAACGGCGACTACATCGTCATCGACGGCAAGGGCGACAGCCAGGCCGTCGCGCGAGTGTGGCCCGGCTACCCCGAAGACGAGGGTCGCGGGATCGTCCGCATCGACGGTCGCCTCCGACAGGAGGCTGACGTCGGGATCGACGACCGCGTCGAGATCGAACCCGCGGACGTCAACCCCGCCAAATCGGTCACCGTCGCGCTCCCCCAGAACCTCCGCATTCGCGGGGATATCGGTCCGCTCGTCCGCGACAAACTCTCGGGACAGGCCGTCACCGAAGGCCAGACCGTCCCGTTCTCGCTTTCGTTCGGCCCGATGGCCAGCTCCGGCCAGTCGGTGCCGCTGAAGATCGCGAGCACGTCGCCGTCGGGCACCGTGGTCATCACGGACTCGACGAACATCGAGATCTCCGAAACGCCGGCCGAACAGGTTAGCTCGGGCGGCCCCGGCGGCTCCGCCGAGGGCGTTCCGAACGTCACCTACGAGGACATCGGTGGCCTGGACAGCGAACTCGATCAGGTCCGCGAGATGATCGAACTGCCGATGCGCCATCCCGAACTGTTCCAGCAGTTAGGGATCGAGCCGCCGAAGGGCGTCCTCCTGCACGGCCCACCGGGCACGGGAAAGACCCTGATGGCCAAGGCCGTCGCCAACGAGATCGACGCCCACTTCGAGACGATCTCCGGACCGGAGATTATGTCGAAGTACTACGGTGAGAGCGAAGAGAAGCTGCGCGAGGTCTTCGAAGAGGCCGAGGAGAACGCCCCCGCAATCGTCTTCATCGACGAACTCGACTCGATTGCCGCCAAGCGCGAAGACGCCGGCGGCGACGTCGAACGGCGCGTGGTCGCCCAGCTCCTCAGTCTGATGGACGGGCTGGAAGAACGCGGCCGCGTCACCGTCATCGCCGCGACGAACCGCGTCGACGATATCGATCCCGCGCTCCGCCGCGGTGGCCGATTCGACCGCGAGATCGAGATCGGCGTCCCCGACAAGGGAGGGCGAAAGGAGATCCTGCAGGTCCACACCCGCGGGATGCCGCTCGTGGACTCCGTCGATCTGGACCACTACGCGTCCAACACGCACGGCTTCGTCGGCGCCGACCTCGAGAGCCTCGCTCGCGAGAGCGCGATGAACGCGCTGCGTCGCATCCGCCCTGACCTCGACTTAGAGGAAGACGAGATCGACGCCGAAGTACTCGAGTCGCTGCAGGTCACGAAGGGTGACTTCAAGGAGGCGCTCAAGGGCATCCAGCCCTCCGCGATGCGCGAGGTCTTCGTCGAAGTCCCCGACGTCACCTGGAGCGACGTCGGCGGACTCGGCGACACCAAAGAACGGCTCCGCGAGACGATCCAGTGGCCGCTCGACTACCCCGAGGTCTTCGAGGCCATGGACATGGAGGCCGCCAAGGGCGTCATGATGTTCGGCCCGCCGGGCACGGGAAAGACCCTGCTCGCCAAGGCCGTCGCCAACGAGGCCGAGTCGAACTTCATCTCGATCAAGGGCCCCGAACTACTGAACAAGTACGTCGGTGAGTCCGAGAAAGGCGTCCGAGAGATCTTCGAGAAGGCGCGGTCGAACGCACCGACCGTGATCTTCTTCGACGAGATCGACTCGATCGCCACCGAACGCGGGAAGAACCAGAGCGACTCCGGCGTCGGCGAACGGGTCGTCAGCCAGCTCCTGACGGAGTTAGACGGGCTCGAGGAGCTCGAGGACGTCGTCGTCATCGCGACGACCAACCGTCCAGACCTGATCGACAAGGCTCTGCTCCGACCGGGCCGCCTCGACAGACACGTGCACGTCCCCGTCCCCGACGAGGAGGCGCGCGAGAAGATCTTCGAAGTCCACACCCGCAACAAACCGCTGGCTGAGGCGGTCGACCTCGAGTGGCTCGCCAGCGAGACGGAGGGCTACGTCGGCGCCGACATCGAAGCGGCCTGCCGCGAAGCCTCGATGGCCGCCAGCCGCGAGTTCATCAACTCCGTCGATCCCGAGGACATGCCCGACTCCATCGGTAACGTCCGCATCAGCAAGGAGCACTTCGAACACGCGCTCAACGAGGTCAAGCCGAGCGTGACTCCCGAGACGCGCGAGCAGTACGAGGAGATCGAAGAACAGTTCCAGCAGGCCGAACCGGCCCAGGAACAGGATCAGCTCGGCCGCACCTTCCAGTAA